One segment of Cardiocondyla obscurior isolate alpha-2009 linkage group LG13, Cobs3.1, whole genome shotgun sequence DNA contains the following:
- the Cpsf6 gene encoding cleavage and polyadenylation specificity factor subunit 6 isoform X9, with protein sequence MADGDIDLYADDLEQDFAQDEFAGDGVDLYDDVIAAPAGGNGGVSSGNTGEGGGDTTSPNEETNGNAPYHQLGNNIQPNQIGRRHQLYVGNLTWWTSDQDITDAVQSIGVTDFVEVKFFENRANGQSKGFCVISLGSEQSMRLCMERLPKKELHGQNPIVTYPTKQALNQFESQCKTRPAPAPQQSQSQRPHNPHQHQPPMPPHQQHPQHPQHPQHSQQNHGPRLMMGPPQGVRPQRMPPPGMGPPGPGGPGQQGPPRMHGPPLGPGPGPHHPLPGHPNQGPPPGYQQGPWNGPRPNGPPGPPRGPSGPGGPPQQGPPGPGPGQHRPPGMQFHGGPPGPPGQGPPRGPPGHPGGPPGDPRGAQPRPEWNRPPGMHHGPQGPPGFPQHQHMQGPQPGQGPPQRGPPPGSMGGPGGPPPGHGGPPQGPPQGPPGGPAPHVNPAFFPQGPPHQHPGQHPPGPPGPPHGPPHGPPHGPPHGPPHGPPHGQSHGPPHVPPHGYGPPSAQSPYGAPGPDHRPEGPPPLTEQEFEEIMSRNRTVSSSAIARAVSDAAAGEYASAIETLVTAISLIKQSKVAADDRCKILISSLQDTLRGVETKSYGSGRRERSRSRDRERSHRRRRERSRSRDREYRERSRDRDRERDRERDRERERDRDRDRERYYSEPYPRERSRSRERERERERERDREYRERSREERNGRNES encoded by the exons ATGGCGGACGGTGACATTGATTTGTACGCCGACGATCTCGAGCAAGATTTCGCGCAG GATGAGTTTGCTGGCGATGGAGTCGATCTTTATGATGATGTGATTGCTGCTCCAGCAGGTGGTAATGGTGGTGTTTCTTCTGGAAATACTGGAGAAGGTGGTGGTGATACCACATCTCCAAATGAGGAAACTAATGGAAATGCACCTTATCATCAACTTGGTAATAATATACAACCGAATCAAATTGGCAGACGACATCAATTATATGTTGGCAATTTGACATGG tggACAAGTGATCAAGATATAACAGACGCAGTTCAAAGTATCGGCGTTACAGATTTTGtagaagtaaaattttttgagaATCGTGCCAATGGTCAATCCAAAGGTTTCTGTGTGATATCCTTAGGTTCAGAGCAAAGCATGAGATTATGTATGGAAAGGTTGCCCAAAAAAGAATTACACGGACAAAATCCCATTGTAACGTACCCTACTAAACAAGCTCTCAATCAA TTTGAGTCGCAGTGTAAAACTCGACCTGCTCCGGCTCCACAACAGAGTCAGAGCCAACGTCCTCATAATCCACATCAACATCAGCCACCAATGCCACCTCATCAACAGCATCCTCAACACCCTCAACATCCTCAACATTCACAACAAAATCACGGTCCTAGACTGATGATGGGTCCTCCACAGGGTGTAAGACCACAAAGGATGCCGCCACCTGGAATGGGCCCGCCAGGTCCCGGTGGACCTGGTCAGCAAGGACCTCCACGTATGCACGGGCCGCCATTAGGACCAGGCCCAGGGCCACATCATCCCTTGCCTGGGCATCCTAATCAAGGGCCGCCTCCTGGTTATCAGCAAGGACCGTGGAACGGACCGCGTCCAAACGGACCTCCTGGACCACCTCGGGGACCTAGTGGACCTGGAGGACCACCTCAACAAGGTCCTCCTGGACCTGGGCCTGGCCAGCATAGACCCCCGGGCATG caattTCACGGTGGTCCACCTGGACCGCCAGGACAAGgacctccacgtggccctccTGGACATCCTGGTGGACCTCCAGGGGATCCCAGAGGTGCACAGCCTCGCCCTGAATGGAATAGACCACCAG GAATGCATCATGGGCCTCAGGGACCACCAGGTTTCCCTCAACATCAACATATGCAAGGGCCGCAGCCTGGCCAAGGTCCACCACAGAGAGGACCTCCTCCAGGTTCTATGGGTG GTCCAGGTGGGCCGCCTCCCGGACACGGTGGACCACCACAAGGTCCTCCTCAGGGACCACCGGGTGGCCCGGCACCCCATGTTAATCCTGCATTCTTTCCACAAGGACCGCCTCATCAACATCCCGGTCAACACCCACCAGGGCCCCCTGGCCCTCCTCACGGTCCTCCACATGGACCACCTCACGGTCCTCCTCACGGTCCTCCTCACGGTCCGCCTCATGGGCAATCACACGGACCACCACATGTTCCACCACACGGTTATGGTCCACCAAGTGCACAA TCTCCTTATGGAGCACCTGGTCCTGATCATCGCCCGGAAGGTCCTCCTCCGCTTACTGAGCAGGAATTTGAAGAAATAATGAGCCGTAATCGTACGGTATCTTCGTCTGCAATTGCACGAGCAGTGTCTGATGCTGCCGCAGGTGAATACGCAAGTGCCATAGAGACTTTGGTGACTGCTATCTCGCTAATAAAACAGTCAAAGGTAGCCGCAGATGACAGATGCAAGATTTTGATCAGTTCCCTTCAAGATACCTTACGCGGTGTTGAGACCAAAAGTTACGGTTCCGGACGCAGAG AGCGTTCGCGTTCACGCGACAGAGAACGAAGTCATAGACGACGACGTGAACGGTCCAGGAGTCGGGATCGCGAATACCGTGAACGCAGCAGAGATCGCGACCGCGAGCGTGACCGGGAACGTGATcgtgagagagaacgagatCGTGATAGGGACAGGGAACGTTATTACAGCGAACCATATCCAAGAGAACGTTCACGCagcagagaaagagaacgcgaacgtgagagagaaagagatcgTGAATATAGAGAGCGAAGCAGAGAAGAAAG GAATGGGAGGAATGAATcttaa
- the Cpsf6 gene encoding cleavage and polyadenylation specificity factor subunit 6 isoform X5, whose amino-acid sequence MADGDIDLYADDLEQDFAQDEFAGDGVDLYDDVIAAPAGGNGGVSSGNTGEGGGDTTSPNEETNGNAPYHQLGNNIQPNQIGRRHQLYVGNLTWWTSDQDITDAVQSIGVTDFVEVKFFENRANGQSKGFCVISLGSEQSMRLCMERLPKKELHGQNPIVTYPTKQALNQFESQCKTRPAPAPQQSQSQRPHNPHQHQPPMPPHQQHPQHPQHPQHSQQNHGPRLMMGPPQGVRPQRMPPPGMGPPGPGGPGQQGPPRMHGPPLGPGPGPHHPLPGHPNQGPPPGYQQGPWNGPRPNGPPGPPRGPSGPGGPPQQGPPGPGPGQHRPPGMQFHGGPPGPPGQGPPRGPPGHPGGPPGDPRGAQPRPEWNRPPGMHHGPQGPPGFPQHQHMQGPQPGQGPPQRGPPPGSMGGPGGPPPGHGGPPQGPPQGPPGGPAPHVNPAFFPQGPPHQHPGQHPPGPPGPPHGPPHGPPHGPPHGPPHGPPHGQSHGPPHVPPHGYGPPSAQSPYGAPGPDHRPEGPPPLTEQEFEEIMSRNRTVSSSAIARAVSDAAAGEYASAIETLVTAISLIKQSKVAADDRCKILISSLQDTLRGVETKSYGSGRRERSRSRDRERSHRRRRERSRSRDREYRERSRDRDRERDRERDRERERDRDRDRERYYSEPYPRERSRSRERERERERERDREYRERSREESTTRQSARPRVKEEPPETTPVSSSKANSTFCPSECPAPCSQV is encoded by the exons ATGGCGGACGGTGACATTGATTTGTACGCCGACGATCTCGAGCAAGATTTCGCGCAG GATGAGTTTGCTGGCGATGGAGTCGATCTTTATGATGATGTGATTGCTGCTCCAGCAGGTGGTAATGGTGGTGTTTCTTCTGGAAATACTGGAGAAGGTGGTGGTGATACCACATCTCCAAATGAGGAAACTAATGGAAATGCACCTTATCATCAACTTGGTAATAATATACAACCGAATCAAATTGGCAGACGACATCAATTATATGTTGGCAATTTGACATGG tggACAAGTGATCAAGATATAACAGACGCAGTTCAAAGTATCGGCGTTACAGATTTTGtagaagtaaaattttttgagaATCGTGCCAATGGTCAATCCAAAGGTTTCTGTGTGATATCCTTAGGTTCAGAGCAAAGCATGAGATTATGTATGGAAAGGTTGCCCAAAAAAGAATTACACGGACAAAATCCCATTGTAACGTACCCTACTAAACAAGCTCTCAATCAA TTTGAGTCGCAGTGTAAAACTCGACCTGCTCCGGCTCCACAACAGAGTCAGAGCCAACGTCCTCATAATCCACATCAACATCAGCCACCAATGCCACCTCATCAACAGCATCCTCAACACCCTCAACATCCTCAACATTCACAACAAAATCACGGTCCTAGACTGATGATGGGTCCTCCACAGGGTGTAAGACCACAAAGGATGCCGCCACCTGGAATGGGCCCGCCAGGTCCCGGTGGACCTGGTCAGCAAGGACCTCCACGTATGCACGGGCCGCCATTAGGACCAGGCCCAGGGCCACATCATCCCTTGCCTGGGCATCCTAATCAAGGGCCGCCTCCTGGTTATCAGCAAGGACCGTGGAACGGACCGCGTCCAAACGGACCTCCTGGACCACCTCGGGGACCTAGTGGACCTGGAGGACCACCTCAACAAGGTCCTCCTGGACCTGGGCCTGGCCAGCATAGACCCCCGGGCATG caattTCACGGTGGTCCACCTGGACCGCCAGGACAAGgacctccacgtggccctccTGGACATCCTGGTGGACCTCCAGGGGATCCCAGAGGTGCACAGCCTCGCCCTGAATGGAATAGACCACCAG GAATGCATCATGGGCCTCAGGGACCACCAGGTTTCCCTCAACATCAACATATGCAAGGGCCGCAGCCTGGCCAAGGTCCACCACAGAGAGGACCTCCTCCAGGTTCTATGGGTG GTCCAGGTGGGCCGCCTCCCGGACACGGTGGACCACCACAAGGTCCTCCTCAGGGACCACCGGGTGGCCCGGCACCCCATGTTAATCCTGCATTCTTTCCACAAGGACCGCCTCATCAACATCCCGGTCAACACCCACCAGGGCCCCCTGGCCCTCCTCACGGTCCTCCACATGGACCACCTCACGGTCCTCCTCACGGTCCTCCTCACGGTCCGCCTCATGGGCAATCACACGGACCACCACATGTTCCACCACACGGTTATGGTCCACCAAGTGCACAA TCTCCTTATGGAGCACCTGGTCCTGATCATCGCCCGGAAGGTCCTCCTCCGCTTACTGAGCAGGAATTTGAAGAAATAATGAGCCGTAATCGTACGGTATCTTCGTCTGCAATTGCACGAGCAGTGTCTGATGCTGCCGCAGGTGAATACGCAAGTGCCATAGAGACTTTGGTGACTGCTATCTCGCTAATAAAACAGTCAAAGGTAGCCGCAGATGACAGATGCAAGATTTTGATCAGTTCCCTTCAAGATACCTTACGCGGTGTTGAGACCAAAAGTTACGGTTCCGGACGCAGAG AGCGTTCGCGTTCACGCGACAGAGAACGAAGTCATAGACGACGACGTGAACGGTCCAGGAGTCGGGATCGCGAATACCGTGAACGCAGCAGAGATCGCGACCGCGAGCGTGACCGGGAACGTGATcgtgagagagaacgagatCGTGATAGGGACAGGGAACGTTATTACAGCGAACCATATCCAAGAGAACGTTCACGCagcagagaaagagaacgcgaacgtgagagagaaagagatcgTGAATATAGAGAGCGAAGCAGAGAAGAAAG TACAACACGTCAATCAGCCAGGCCAAGAGTAAAAGAAGAACCGCCAGAGACGACTCCTGTCTCGTCTTCCAAGGCGAATAG TACCTTCTGTCCAAGTGAATGTCCGGCACCATGCTCTCAAGTTTAA
- the Cpsf6 gene encoding cleavage and polyadenylation specificity factor subunit 6 isoform X6 — MADGDIDLYADDLEQDFAQDEFAGDGVDLYDDVIAAPAGGNGGVSSGNTGEGGGDTTSPNEETNGNAPYHQLGNNIQPNQIGRRHQLYVGNLTWWTSDQDITDAVQSIGVTDFVEVKFFENRANGQSKGFCVISLGSEQSMRLCMERLPKKELHGQNPIVTYPTKQALNQFESQCKTRPAPAPQQSQSQRPHNPHQHQPPMPPHQQHPQHPQHPQHSQQNHGPRLMMGPPQGVRPQRMPPPGMGPPGPGGPGQQGPPRMHGPPLGPGPGPHHPLPGHPNQGPPPGYQQGPWNGPRPNGPPGPPRGPSGPGGPPQQGPPGPGPGQHRPPGMQFHGGPPGPPGQGPPRGPPGHPGGPPGDPRGAQPRPEWNRPPGMHHGPQGPPGFPQHQHMQGPQPGQGPPQRGPPPGSMGGPGGPPPGHGGPPQGPPQGPPGGPAPHVNPAFFPQGPPHQHPGQHPPGPPGPPHGPPHGPPHGPPHGPPHGPPHGQSHGPPHVPPHGYGPPSAQSPYGAPGPDHRPEGPPPLTEQEFEEIMSRNRTVSSSAIARAVSDAAAGEYASAIETLVTAISLIKQSKVAADDRCKILISSLQDTLRGVETKSYGSGRRERSRSRDRERSHRRRRERSRSRDREYRERSRDRDRERDRERDRERERDRDRDRERYYSEPYPRERSRSRERERERERERDREYRERSREESTTRQSARPRVKEEPPETTPVSSSKANRTHRLTESLKKID, encoded by the exons ATGGCGGACGGTGACATTGATTTGTACGCCGACGATCTCGAGCAAGATTTCGCGCAG GATGAGTTTGCTGGCGATGGAGTCGATCTTTATGATGATGTGATTGCTGCTCCAGCAGGTGGTAATGGTGGTGTTTCTTCTGGAAATACTGGAGAAGGTGGTGGTGATACCACATCTCCAAATGAGGAAACTAATGGAAATGCACCTTATCATCAACTTGGTAATAATATACAACCGAATCAAATTGGCAGACGACATCAATTATATGTTGGCAATTTGACATGG tggACAAGTGATCAAGATATAACAGACGCAGTTCAAAGTATCGGCGTTACAGATTTTGtagaagtaaaattttttgagaATCGTGCCAATGGTCAATCCAAAGGTTTCTGTGTGATATCCTTAGGTTCAGAGCAAAGCATGAGATTATGTATGGAAAGGTTGCCCAAAAAAGAATTACACGGACAAAATCCCATTGTAACGTACCCTACTAAACAAGCTCTCAATCAA TTTGAGTCGCAGTGTAAAACTCGACCTGCTCCGGCTCCACAACAGAGTCAGAGCCAACGTCCTCATAATCCACATCAACATCAGCCACCAATGCCACCTCATCAACAGCATCCTCAACACCCTCAACATCCTCAACATTCACAACAAAATCACGGTCCTAGACTGATGATGGGTCCTCCACAGGGTGTAAGACCACAAAGGATGCCGCCACCTGGAATGGGCCCGCCAGGTCCCGGTGGACCTGGTCAGCAAGGACCTCCACGTATGCACGGGCCGCCATTAGGACCAGGCCCAGGGCCACATCATCCCTTGCCTGGGCATCCTAATCAAGGGCCGCCTCCTGGTTATCAGCAAGGACCGTGGAACGGACCGCGTCCAAACGGACCTCCTGGACCACCTCGGGGACCTAGTGGACCTGGAGGACCACCTCAACAAGGTCCTCCTGGACCTGGGCCTGGCCAGCATAGACCCCCGGGCATG caattTCACGGTGGTCCACCTGGACCGCCAGGACAAGgacctccacgtggccctccTGGACATCCTGGTGGACCTCCAGGGGATCCCAGAGGTGCACAGCCTCGCCCTGAATGGAATAGACCACCAG GAATGCATCATGGGCCTCAGGGACCACCAGGTTTCCCTCAACATCAACATATGCAAGGGCCGCAGCCTGGCCAAGGTCCACCACAGAGAGGACCTCCTCCAGGTTCTATGGGTG GTCCAGGTGGGCCGCCTCCCGGACACGGTGGACCACCACAAGGTCCTCCTCAGGGACCACCGGGTGGCCCGGCACCCCATGTTAATCCTGCATTCTTTCCACAAGGACCGCCTCATCAACATCCCGGTCAACACCCACCAGGGCCCCCTGGCCCTCCTCACGGTCCTCCACATGGACCACCTCACGGTCCTCCTCACGGTCCTCCTCACGGTCCGCCTCATGGGCAATCACACGGACCACCACATGTTCCACCACACGGTTATGGTCCACCAAGTGCACAA TCTCCTTATGGAGCACCTGGTCCTGATCATCGCCCGGAAGGTCCTCCTCCGCTTACTGAGCAGGAATTTGAAGAAATAATGAGCCGTAATCGTACGGTATCTTCGTCTGCAATTGCACGAGCAGTGTCTGATGCTGCCGCAGGTGAATACGCAAGTGCCATAGAGACTTTGGTGACTGCTATCTCGCTAATAAAACAGTCAAAGGTAGCCGCAGATGACAGATGCAAGATTTTGATCAGTTCCCTTCAAGATACCTTACGCGGTGTTGAGACCAAAAGTTACGGTTCCGGACGCAGAG AGCGTTCGCGTTCACGCGACAGAGAACGAAGTCATAGACGACGACGTGAACGGTCCAGGAGTCGGGATCGCGAATACCGTGAACGCAGCAGAGATCGCGACCGCGAGCGTGACCGGGAACGTGATcgtgagagagaacgagatCGTGATAGGGACAGGGAACGTTATTACAGCGAACCATATCCAAGAGAACGTTCACGCagcagagaaagagaacgcgaacgtgagagagaaagagatcgTGAATATAGAGAGCGAAGCAGAGAAGAAAG TACAACACGTCAATCAGCCAGGCCAAGAGTAAAAGAAGAACCGCCAGAGACGACTCCTGTCTCGTCTTCCAAGGCGAATAG AACACATCGATTAACAGAGTCATTGAAGAAAATAGATtga
- the Cpsf6 gene encoding cleavage and polyadenylation specificity factor subunit 6 isoform X8: MADGDIDLYADDLEQDFAQDEFAGDGVDLYDDVIAAPAGGNGGVSSGNTGEGGGDTTSPNEETNGNAPYHQLGNNIQPNQIGRRHQLYVGNLTWWTSDQDITDAVQSIGVTDFVEVKFFENRANGQSKGFCVISLGSEQSMRLCMERLPKKELHGQNPIVTYPTKQALNQFESQCKTRPAPAPQQSQSQRPHNPHQHQPPMPPHQQHPQHPQHPQHSQQNHGPRLMMGPPQGVRPQRMPPPGMGPPGPGGPGQQGPPRMHGPPLGPGPGPHHPLPGHPNQGPPPGYQQGPWNGPRPNGPPGPPRGPSGPGGPPQQGPPGPGPGQHRPPGMQFHGGPPGPPGQGPPRGPPGHPGGPPGDPRGAQPRPEWNRPPGMHHGPQGPPGFPQHQHMQGPQPGQGPPQRGPPPGSMGGPGGPPPGHGGPPQGPPQGPPGGPAPHVNPAFFPQGPPHQHPGQHPPGPPGPPHGPPHGPPHGPPHGPPHGPPHGQSHGPPHVPPHGYGPPSAQSPYGAPGPDHRPEGPPPLTEQEFEEIMSRNRTVSSSAIARAVSDAAAGEYASAIETLVTAISLIKQSKVAADDRCKILISSLQDTLRGVETKSYGSGRRERSRSRDRERSHRRRRERSRSRDREYRERSRDRDRERDRERDRERERDRDRDRERYYSEPYPRERSRSRERERERERERDREYRERSREESTFCPSECPAPCSQV, translated from the exons ATGGCGGACGGTGACATTGATTTGTACGCCGACGATCTCGAGCAAGATTTCGCGCAG GATGAGTTTGCTGGCGATGGAGTCGATCTTTATGATGATGTGATTGCTGCTCCAGCAGGTGGTAATGGTGGTGTTTCTTCTGGAAATACTGGAGAAGGTGGTGGTGATACCACATCTCCAAATGAGGAAACTAATGGAAATGCACCTTATCATCAACTTGGTAATAATATACAACCGAATCAAATTGGCAGACGACATCAATTATATGTTGGCAATTTGACATGG tggACAAGTGATCAAGATATAACAGACGCAGTTCAAAGTATCGGCGTTACAGATTTTGtagaagtaaaattttttgagaATCGTGCCAATGGTCAATCCAAAGGTTTCTGTGTGATATCCTTAGGTTCAGAGCAAAGCATGAGATTATGTATGGAAAGGTTGCCCAAAAAAGAATTACACGGACAAAATCCCATTGTAACGTACCCTACTAAACAAGCTCTCAATCAA TTTGAGTCGCAGTGTAAAACTCGACCTGCTCCGGCTCCACAACAGAGTCAGAGCCAACGTCCTCATAATCCACATCAACATCAGCCACCAATGCCACCTCATCAACAGCATCCTCAACACCCTCAACATCCTCAACATTCACAACAAAATCACGGTCCTAGACTGATGATGGGTCCTCCACAGGGTGTAAGACCACAAAGGATGCCGCCACCTGGAATGGGCCCGCCAGGTCCCGGTGGACCTGGTCAGCAAGGACCTCCACGTATGCACGGGCCGCCATTAGGACCAGGCCCAGGGCCACATCATCCCTTGCCTGGGCATCCTAATCAAGGGCCGCCTCCTGGTTATCAGCAAGGACCGTGGAACGGACCGCGTCCAAACGGACCTCCTGGACCACCTCGGGGACCTAGTGGACCTGGAGGACCACCTCAACAAGGTCCTCCTGGACCTGGGCCTGGCCAGCATAGACCCCCGGGCATG caattTCACGGTGGTCCACCTGGACCGCCAGGACAAGgacctccacgtggccctccTGGACATCCTGGTGGACCTCCAGGGGATCCCAGAGGTGCACAGCCTCGCCCTGAATGGAATAGACCACCAG GAATGCATCATGGGCCTCAGGGACCACCAGGTTTCCCTCAACATCAACATATGCAAGGGCCGCAGCCTGGCCAAGGTCCACCACAGAGAGGACCTCCTCCAGGTTCTATGGGTG GTCCAGGTGGGCCGCCTCCCGGACACGGTGGACCACCACAAGGTCCTCCTCAGGGACCACCGGGTGGCCCGGCACCCCATGTTAATCCTGCATTCTTTCCACAAGGACCGCCTCATCAACATCCCGGTCAACACCCACCAGGGCCCCCTGGCCCTCCTCACGGTCCTCCACATGGACCACCTCACGGTCCTCCTCACGGTCCTCCTCACGGTCCGCCTCATGGGCAATCACACGGACCACCACATGTTCCACCACACGGTTATGGTCCACCAAGTGCACAA TCTCCTTATGGAGCACCTGGTCCTGATCATCGCCCGGAAGGTCCTCCTCCGCTTACTGAGCAGGAATTTGAAGAAATAATGAGCCGTAATCGTACGGTATCTTCGTCTGCAATTGCACGAGCAGTGTCTGATGCTGCCGCAGGTGAATACGCAAGTGCCATAGAGACTTTGGTGACTGCTATCTCGCTAATAAAACAGTCAAAGGTAGCCGCAGATGACAGATGCAAGATTTTGATCAGTTCCCTTCAAGATACCTTACGCGGTGTTGAGACCAAAAGTTACGGTTCCGGACGCAGAG AGCGTTCGCGTTCACGCGACAGAGAACGAAGTCATAGACGACGACGTGAACGGTCCAGGAGTCGGGATCGCGAATACCGTGAACGCAGCAGAGATCGCGACCGCGAGCGTGACCGGGAACGTGATcgtgagagagaacgagatCGTGATAGGGACAGGGAACGTTATTACAGCGAACCATATCCAAGAGAACGTTCACGCagcagagaaagagaacgcgaacgtgagagagaaagagatcgTGAATATAGAGAGCGAAGCAGAGAAGAAAG TACCTTCTGTCCAAGTGAATGTCCGGCACCATGCTCTCAAGTTTAA
- the Cpsf6 gene encoding cleavage and polyadenylation specificity factor subunit 6 isoform X7 encodes MADGDIDLYADDLEQDFAQDEFAGDGVDLYDDVIAAPAGGNGGVSSGNTGEGGGDTTSPNEETNGNAPYHQLGNNIQPNQIGRRHQLYVGNLTWWTSDQDITDAVQSIGVTDFVEVKFFENRANGQSKGFCVISLGSEQSMRLCMERLPKKELHGQNPIVTYPTKQALNQFESQCKTRPAPAPQQSQSQRPHNPHQHQPPMPPHQQHPQHPQHPQHSQQNHGPRLMMGPPQGVRPQRMPPPGMGPPGPGGPGQQGPPRMHGPPLGPGPGPHHPLPGHPNQGPPPGYQQGPWNGPRPNGPPGPPRGPSGPGGPPQQGPPGPGPGQHRPPGMQFHGGPPGPPGQGPPRGPPGHPGGPPGDPRGAQPRPEWNRPPGMHHGPQGPPGFPQHQHMQGPQPGQGPPQRGPPPGSMGGPGGPPPGHGGPPQGPPQGPPGGPAPHVNPAFFPQGPPHQHPGQHPPGPPGPPHGPPHGPPHGPPHGPPHGPPHGQSHGPPHVPPHGYGPPSAQSPYGAPGPDHRPEGPPPLTEQEFEEIMSRNRTVSSSAIARAVSDAAAGEYASAIETLVTAISLIKQSKVAADDRCKILISSLQDTLRGVETKSYGSGRRERSRSRDRERSHRRRRERSRSRDREYRERSRDRDRERDRERDRERERDRDRDRERYYSEPYPRERSRSRERERERERERDREYRERSREESTTRQSARPRVKEEPPETTPVSSSKANRNGRNES; translated from the exons ATGGCGGACGGTGACATTGATTTGTACGCCGACGATCTCGAGCAAGATTTCGCGCAG GATGAGTTTGCTGGCGATGGAGTCGATCTTTATGATGATGTGATTGCTGCTCCAGCAGGTGGTAATGGTGGTGTTTCTTCTGGAAATACTGGAGAAGGTGGTGGTGATACCACATCTCCAAATGAGGAAACTAATGGAAATGCACCTTATCATCAACTTGGTAATAATATACAACCGAATCAAATTGGCAGACGACATCAATTATATGTTGGCAATTTGACATGG tggACAAGTGATCAAGATATAACAGACGCAGTTCAAAGTATCGGCGTTACAGATTTTGtagaagtaaaattttttgagaATCGTGCCAATGGTCAATCCAAAGGTTTCTGTGTGATATCCTTAGGTTCAGAGCAAAGCATGAGATTATGTATGGAAAGGTTGCCCAAAAAAGAATTACACGGACAAAATCCCATTGTAACGTACCCTACTAAACAAGCTCTCAATCAA TTTGAGTCGCAGTGTAAAACTCGACCTGCTCCGGCTCCACAACAGAGTCAGAGCCAACGTCCTCATAATCCACATCAACATCAGCCACCAATGCCACCTCATCAACAGCATCCTCAACACCCTCAACATCCTCAACATTCACAACAAAATCACGGTCCTAGACTGATGATGGGTCCTCCACAGGGTGTAAGACCACAAAGGATGCCGCCACCTGGAATGGGCCCGCCAGGTCCCGGTGGACCTGGTCAGCAAGGACCTCCACGTATGCACGGGCCGCCATTAGGACCAGGCCCAGGGCCACATCATCCCTTGCCTGGGCATCCTAATCAAGGGCCGCCTCCTGGTTATCAGCAAGGACCGTGGAACGGACCGCGTCCAAACGGACCTCCTGGACCACCTCGGGGACCTAGTGGACCTGGAGGACCACCTCAACAAGGTCCTCCTGGACCTGGGCCTGGCCAGCATAGACCCCCGGGCATG caattTCACGGTGGTCCACCTGGACCGCCAGGACAAGgacctccacgtggccctccTGGACATCCTGGTGGACCTCCAGGGGATCCCAGAGGTGCACAGCCTCGCCCTGAATGGAATAGACCACCAG GAATGCATCATGGGCCTCAGGGACCACCAGGTTTCCCTCAACATCAACATATGCAAGGGCCGCAGCCTGGCCAAGGTCCACCACAGAGAGGACCTCCTCCAGGTTCTATGGGTG GTCCAGGTGGGCCGCCTCCCGGACACGGTGGACCACCACAAGGTCCTCCTCAGGGACCACCGGGTGGCCCGGCACCCCATGTTAATCCTGCATTCTTTCCACAAGGACCGCCTCATCAACATCCCGGTCAACACCCACCAGGGCCCCCTGGCCCTCCTCACGGTCCTCCACATGGACCACCTCACGGTCCTCCTCACGGTCCTCCTCACGGTCCGCCTCATGGGCAATCACACGGACCACCACATGTTCCACCACACGGTTATGGTCCACCAAGTGCACAA TCTCCTTATGGAGCACCTGGTCCTGATCATCGCCCGGAAGGTCCTCCTCCGCTTACTGAGCAGGAATTTGAAGAAATAATGAGCCGTAATCGTACGGTATCTTCGTCTGCAATTGCACGAGCAGTGTCTGATGCTGCCGCAGGTGAATACGCAAGTGCCATAGAGACTTTGGTGACTGCTATCTCGCTAATAAAACAGTCAAAGGTAGCCGCAGATGACAGATGCAAGATTTTGATCAGTTCCCTTCAAGATACCTTACGCGGTGTTGAGACCAAAAGTTACGGTTCCGGACGCAGAG AGCGTTCGCGTTCACGCGACAGAGAACGAAGTCATAGACGACGACGTGAACGGTCCAGGAGTCGGGATCGCGAATACCGTGAACGCAGCAGAGATCGCGACCGCGAGCGTGACCGGGAACGTGATcgtgagagagaacgagatCGTGATAGGGACAGGGAACGTTATTACAGCGAACCATATCCAAGAGAACGTTCACGCagcagagaaagagaacgcgaacgtgagagagaaagagatcgTGAATATAGAGAGCGAAGCAGAGAAGAAAG TACAACACGTCAATCAGCCAGGCCAAGAGTAAAAGAAGAACCGCCAGAGACGACTCCTGTCTCGTCTTCCAAGGCGAATAG GAATGGGAGGAATGAATcttaa